A stretch of DNA from Bacillus sp. Marseille-Q1617:
GGACTTGTGTTGCATTGATCGATGGAATGATCGTATTATCAGCAGCGATTGTTTTTGATATTGAACGAGGTCTTTACGCACTGATCGGGCTATATGTAACGAGTAAAACCATCGACCTTGTACAGGTCGGGGTCAGCCGTTCCAAGATGGCACTCATCATCACGAACCGCCAGGAAGAAGTTCGTGAAGGAATCTTGAATAAAATCGACCGAGGTGTGACAAAACTATCAGCATACGGGGGATATACGGATGATGAACGTCCGATCCTGATGGTCGTAGTCGATCAGACAGAATTCACAAAACTGAAACAACTGGTGAAAAGCATTGATGCCTCTGCATTTGTGGTCACAATGGACGCTTCAGAGGTATTGGGCGAAGGTTTCAAACGGGTGTAACCTTGGTATAATTATCTATAGGAGAAAGATTTCACCACGGTCGAATTCTTACTCTTAAATTTTTTCCTAGGAGGAGAAAACATGAAGAAAAAGCTTTTAGGCATTCTTTTAGGAACTTCATTAGTACTTGCAGCCTGCGGCGGGGACGACGGCGGAGACAGCACGGAAACGAGCTCAGGCGGCGTTGATGCAGAGAAAATCGTTAACAACAAATGCACAAGCTGCCACGGCGGCAACTTGGAAGGCGGCATGGGGCCTGCTCTTAACGATGTTGGCTCTCGTTTAGACAAAGACCAAATCCTTGAAATCATTAAAAACGGTAAAGGCCAAATGCCTGCAGATCTTGTAAAAGGTGAAGAGGCAGAAGCCGTTGCTGAATGGCTGGCGAATAAAAAATAAGACAGAAGAGGGGGAATCCTGTGAGGGTTCTTCTTTTTTTTGCTTTGAAACCAGCTTTTCACCACAATAATCCGGATTCAATGTAAAATTTCATTCTTATCCACACCCCTCACTTAACCCTTCTTTAAATCTATATGACAAACAAATAAAACTCTCCAAATCTATTCAAATTCCAGCTCACTTCCTTTAAACAAAGGGGAATCCAAATCTATTACAGTCTATCTATTTTACTTGTTGTTAGTACCTGTTACTAGGTATAAATAACTATGAAAAAATCGAATTTTAGGTACAATTGTCAATAAAAAAGGTAAAAATTTCTCAAAATATGTGGTTTTGAAATGAAACTGTAATAATATTTTTCCTTAACATCGTAAGAAGTGATGTTATAATATTTTCGTGAGCGAAATTCGAGCAATTTCACCATTTTATGTCTAATTTGGTAAAGGCAAAAGAATTTTATTCACACACATAGAGATAACAACACAGCCAAGAGGGGAACTACATACTACAAATTAGGTGATTTTATAATGATTGAAATGAAAGACGTCTATAAGCAGTATAACAACGGCGTTATGGCTGCGAATGGGTTTAACGTCCATATTAAGCAAGGCGAGTTTGTTTATGTCGTGGGTCCAAGTGGCGCCGGAAAATCAACGTTCATCAAGATGATGTACCGCGAAGTGAAGCCTTCCAAAGGTGACATCATCGTGAATGGTATAAATCTAGCAAAAATCAAGAATAGCAGAGTACCTCATTTACGCAGAAATATAGGAGTGGTCTTCCAGGATTTCAAACTGCTCCCGTCTCTGACAATATATGAAAACGTTGCGTTTGCTCTTGAAGTAATAGAAGAGCATCCGAAACAAATCAAGAAACGTGTAATGGATGTACTTGAACTCGTAGGTCTTAAGCATAAAGCCAGAATGCTCCCTAATGAATTATCAGGCGGTGAGCAGCAGCGTGTTTCGATTGCACGGTCAATCGTCAATACGCCGAAGCTGGTGATTGCCGACGAGCCTACAGGGAATCTGGATCCAGAAACGTCCTGGGATATTATGAATATCCTTGAGGAAATCGCAACACGTGGTACAACAGTGATCATGGCTACACATAACCGGGAAATCGTAAATACAATCAAGCATCGGGTAATCGCCATTGAGAATGGCCGGATTGTCCGGGACGAACAGCGAGGTGATTACGGTTATGAAGGCTAGAACGTATGCCCGTCACGTAAGGGAAAGTTTTAAGAGCATCGGCCGTAACGGCTGGATGACATTTGCATCCGTCAGTGCCGTAACCGTCACATTATTGCTTGTTGGTGTTTTCATCGTACTGATGCTAAACATGAACAAGGTAGCAACCGATATAGAGAAAGATGTTGAAGTTCGCGTACTTCTCGAAGTTGGTACGAAGCCTGAAGAAGCTAAAGCCGTTGGAGATAAGATAAAGAAAATAAATGAAGTCGAATCCGTCGATTATTCTTCCAAAGAGGAAGAACTTCAGAACCTGGTAAAGGATCTCGGTGACGATTTCAGATTATTCGAGCAAGATAACCCATTATATGATGTATTTATTGTAAAAGCGGAAAATCCTCGCGATACCGGAAAAATTGCTGCACAGATCAACAAGTATGAGAATGTAAATGAAGCAATGTATGGAGAAGCGAAGATTGAAAAGTTATTCAATATCCTTGAAATGAGCAGAAACGTCGGATTGGTCCTGATCATCGGTCTGTTGTTCACGGCGATGTTCCTCATCTCAAATACGATTAAAATAACGATTGTCGCTAGAAGAAGGGAAATCGAGATAATGAAACTCGTGGGTGCAACCAACTGGTTCGTCCGCTGGCCTTTCGTATTGGAAGGGCTATGGCTTGGTGTTTTAGGTTCTATTATCCCGATCGCTCTTGTTACAACTGGTTATTACTATGCTTACGACTTTATAAAGCCAAAACTTCAAAATCATTTTATACAGATATTGGACTTTACCCCGTTCATCTACCAAGTAAACGGATTGATCCTCTTAATGGGATGCTTGATCGGCGCCTGGGGAAGCTTCATGTCTGTACGTAAATTCTTGAGAGTATAAAATCGACAGGTTGATAGAAGCTGAAAGGAGCATGCCGCTTGAACAGGAAGTATTTTTTATCAATAGCAATAGCAGCAGCATTAACAATCGGGAGTTTTCCGGCGTTGGGAACTCCAGCCAACGCTCACTCCTCAGTAGAGGATTTGAAAAAGAAACAAGATGAGGTTTCCTCTAAAAAAGATAAAATCAATGGTGAAATCGATCAGAAAAAATCAGAAATTAATGCCAACATCAATAAACAGCAGGATATTAAAGCGAAAATTGCAGAATTCGATGCAAAAATAAAAGATACTGAAAACAAAATCGCAGAGAAAACAAAAGAAATTGAAGAAACAAATGCTGAAATTGATCAACTTAAAAAAGAGATCAAAGCTTTGGAGGAAAAAATCAAAGAGCGTAATGAACTTTTAAAAGAACGCGCTCGTGCGATTCAGGAAAAAGGCGGCTCAGCAAACTATCTTGATGTCCTTCTTGGCGCGGACAGCTTCGGCGACTTCATCAACCGTGTCACTGCAGTCAACACAATCGTGAGTGCAGATAAAAAGATCATGGACGAGCAAAAGAGAGACCAGGAAGAATTAGAGAAAAAGAAAGAAGAAGTAGAAACGAAACTAGCAGAATTAGAAGATGATAAAGCGAATCTAGTAACGTTAAAGCAAGACTTGAACAGTGAAAAAGCCCAAAAAGCGGAACTGTTCAAACAGCTTGAAAAGCAGCAGGCTTCCCTTCAAGTGGAAAAAGCGGACCTTGAAAAAGAATCAAATGCGTTAGCGAAAATGGAACAGCAAATCGGCGGTGAAATCCAGGCAGAGCAGGCACGTTTAGCAGAACTTGCCCGCCAGCGTGAACTTGAGAAGAAGAGACAGGCAGAAGCAGAAGCTGCGAAACGCGCAGCAGCTCAAGCTCAAACTAGCACGAGCAGCAGCGGCGGTTCTACTGCAGCACCGGCACCGAGCACGCCTGTTAGTTCCGGAACTTGGACAAGACCGGCATCCGGTGCTATCACAACTGAGTACGGCTGGGATACATTGAACGGCAAGCCTCGTTACCACTATGGTATCGATGTCGCGGCACGAGGTAGTGTTCCAATCGTTGCAGCAGCAGATGGATATGTCATCAAGAGCCAATACAGCTCAAGCTACGGTAACGTTGTATACATCACTCACTCGATTAACGGAAAAACCTTTACTACAGTCTATGCCCATATGTCTTCTTCATCAGTAAGCAGCGGACAGCCTGTAGACAAAGGACAGCAAATCGGGTACATGGGGAACACAGGTTATTCCTTCGGTCAGCATTTACACTTTGAACTTCATGCAGGTTCATGGAATGCGTCGAAATCAAACTCTGTTAACCCGCGCCAATATATCAATTTCTAATAGAATAGTAGTCTATGAAAAATCCTGCCATATGTTTATGGCAGGATTTTTTTGGATAATAGTTTACAAAATACTTCTCTCTATTCTAATATTCATAAAAGAATAATCCTCGACCCTTACAAATCATACGCTATAATGTATAATGAAATAAATGTCGAAAAAGTAAGTTTTTTGCACAAAAACTCTTTCCTCTATTGCTGGTAACTGGTACTATAGTATTGTTGTGGATGAAACTAATTTATATCATTTGAACTATTTAACAACCTTCGATAACGGCAAACTAATTCGAAAGATTAGGACGCAAAGCCACGGATCTAACGTTTTTTTAAAACTATGACCGCCGGGCTACCGAAAAGGATTGGTACATAAATGAACGCTGTCGCCAACTGACAGTTTCATTTAGCCCGCCATTCTTTTTGGCGGGCTTATTTTTTTATAGAGCCCAAGGTCACTGCAGGCAGGCAAACATCTGAAAACAGAAAGGAGATTACAAGATGGAACAAATAAATACTTCTGATGTAAGAAGACAATTGAGAAGTTTTTGCAGGAGAAATCGTTCCTCTTTGAAGAAGTACAGCTCCTATACTGCGGAAGAAATCAGCGATATGGTATTAAGCAGGCTGGGCTGTGAAGAGGTTAAGAGAATCGTAGACGACATCCAGCTGATCGATCGCAGAGGCGGAAACACGGGATTTTACTTGTTGCTTATTTTAGAAGCACTGAAGGGTTCACAAAAAGCTAGTTCAAATGAGAGGGCAATTATATAATAAAACCGGAAGTCCAATTTTTTTGACCGCCGGTTTTTTTGTTATTTTAAATTGACCCTTCGTTAAGATCAATCCTCCATTATGCAGACTTCGATAGCCAATGCTCCAGGTTCTTTTCAGCCGTACGAATATCCATTGTGATGTTAGTGAGCAGTTCAAAATGGTGATCTCTTTCACCATGATGTTTCAATAATTGAAAGATAGCAGGCTTTTGATACTTGATCACTGTCATCACTTCCATCATTGGCAAGTAAGCTTCTTTAGGCTGAATGCGCAAAAAAGAGCATATGAGCTGGATATACTCACCTGCGTGCTTTTGTTCATCGCTACTCAATTCAATCAATGCATGTAACCTGCTTATATGACGTTTAATCGTTTGCAATTCTTCAAATGTCATTGTGATATCCCCTTTATCTTTTGTTGGCGGCCCGGCCATCCTGGCGGTAATGATAGAATCCGCCCTAAATCCGCAGCTATGCGTCCTTCCTTTTAAGGAAGTATGCCGTTTTCAACAGAAACCCGGACTTCCATCTTTTCCTTATTATCGACTGCCTGTCCTATCCCGTTAATCGTATTAAAGATAAAGTAATAGTTCTAAATTACTAAATTGAAATTTACGTTAAAGAAGTCAATCTACTTGATTGGTGTGGAGAAAAGCATCATACTTACATACATAAGAGGGTATCTTAGTTCAGACCGATTATTGCCCAAACGGTCTATATATCCGTAAAAGTGAAAAGAATGGAATAAACCGATTATTCTTCGATGGACTGACTATTCAGACCTAAACAAACCAACAAAACGGAGGGACCAACCATGCAAGGACACGGACATCTTTTTCAACACCACAAAGCATCCAAACTGCTCGATCCAAAACGGCAGGAAATGGTGCCGGTGGACAAAGTACTCGAGCTTCTTCAATTGGATAGAAATGACCTCCTCGCCGACCTCGGATGCGGCAACGGCTATCTGACACTGCCGATCGCAAAGTCGGTAGATACAAAGGTACATGCCGTCGACCTTCAGCAAGAGATGCTCGAATATCTCCAGCACCGTGCCAAGGAAGCGGATGTAACCAATATTGAATATGAAAAAGCCTCGCTGGAATACTTAAGTTTTAACAAGAACACTCTGGACAAAGTTGTTTCTGCATTCGTCCTGCATGAAGTACCGAATCTGACCAAGGTATTCCAAGATTTGAATGACATGCTGAAAGACGACGGCCTATGGCTGATCCTCGACTGGGAGGCGGTGGAATCGGAAATGGGACCGCCGATCGAAGAACGGATTCCTTCGGAAGAATTGGCACAGCAATTGGATACGGCCGGATTCAATACCGAAGTTGGCCATCTGCACCCGGCTGTTTATAATATTGTTGTACGCAAGGGATAAAATAGTTGGGGCGGTGCCAGGCACAAAGCTGGAGTTTTGTGCCTGGCACGAATCAATTGAATTGTGCCAGGCACAATGTGAGGGTTTTGTTCCTGACACAATTCAACCTGATCGTGCACTGTACCAGGTACACACCACCGGGAATGTACTGGTACAAATATGATCAATTGTACCAGGTACAAAATCGAGCCAGGCTCAACACTCCTGATCTACGCCATGCCCCAAAAAATCGCACCACCCCTCCCCCATTTCTATTCCCCACCAAAAATCCCCACCCCTTAACAAAAAATTAACATTCCCCCGCCATACTATTGGTATAAAGGAGTGAACAATGTATGGTAGAGGTATCAATTTGGTTTGCGCTGGCTGCGGGGGCGCTGTCGTTTTTCTCGCCGTGTGTGTTTCCGCTGCTGCCGGCTTATGTGAGTCACTTGACCGGCGGGCAGGCTGAAGGCGGGCGGATCCAGGTGGAGCGAAAAGTGGTATTTATCAGGTCCTTCGGATTCATCGCCGGTTTTTCTTTCATCTTTATTTTAATGGGGGCATCCGCAAGTCTGCTCGGCGGATTATTCTCGGAGTACCGGATGTACATAGAACAAATTGCCGGGATCCTCATTATCGTGTTCGGCCTGCAGATGATGGGCTGGATTTCGTTCTCCTTCCTGATGAAGGGCGGAAAACAATTTGAAGTGAAGAAGAAAGGGACGGCTTTTGGTTCGGTCCTTCTCGGGATGGCATTTGCCAGCGGATGGTCTCCGTGCGTCGGGATCACCTTATCGTCGATCCTACTATTGGCGGGTGCAAGCTCGACGCTCACTCAGGGCATCATGCTCCTGATTGTGTATTCACTTGGTCTGGCGCTTCCGTTTCTGATCATCTCAATGATGATCACAAGGACATTCAGCGTCATGAAAAAAGTGAACAGGATTCTTCCGAAGCTTGCGAAGTTCAACGGCGTCTTGATGGTCGCCATGGGGCTTCTCGTTTTCAGCGGAAAAATGCAGCAGATCTCCGCATATCTTTCCGTATTCAGTCTCTTTTCAACCTAGGAGGAAATGGTCGTGAACGTTCAGAATAAAAGCATCCTCGTCGTGGAAGACGATGCAAAGATCCGGAAACTCATAAAGATCTTTCTTGAAAAAGAAGGCTATGAAGTATTTGAAGCGGGTGACGGTGAAGAAGGGAAGCGCATGTTCAGGGAGCATGATCCCTGCTTCGCCATCCTTGATTTGATGCTGCCTGAAATTCAAGGGGAAGAGCTGTGCAGATGGATTCGCGAGGATGAAAAGAGCGACATCGGCATCATCATGGTGACCGCAAAAGCGAGTGAAAGTGAACGGATCCACGGGTTGAAAACCGGGGCGGATGATTATGTCACGAAGCCGTTCAGTCCGACCGAGCTCGTGACCCGGGTGGAAACGGTTCTCCGCCGTACATCCAACCGGTGCCAAAAGCTCAGCCGCAGCGGACTCACCCTTAAACCTCAAAAAGGGGAAGTGACGTATAAAGGAAAACCAATTGAACTGACTGCTTTCGAATTCCGGATTCTGCAGCTGCTGATGATGCATCCAGGCCAGGTCATTTCAAGGCAGCAGATCCTTGATTCCCTGTATGAATTACATGAAAAAATAGTGTCGGAACGGACGATCGACGTTCACATCCGCCATCTGAGGCAAAAACTCCAGGAAGATACGAGCCTGAATGTCATCGAAACGGTAAGAGGAATGGGGTATAAATTCAATGGTTAACCGTAAAAAGCTCGGGAGTCTATTGACCCAGCTCACCTTTCTCAACACCTTCATCATCGCGGCCGTGATCCTGATTGCCGGATTTACCGTGAAGAATTACGCCTGCAACCTGGTAAACCAGCAGCAGATCACAGGGGCAAGTCTTGAAAGTCTATTGAACGATTATCTTATAAAAGTCAGTGCGCTTGCGTTCCTTCTGGCAGGAGGCTTTCATTTCTTTTTCATCAAATGGCTGACAACCCCATTGAAGAAGCTGACGGAAGCGACTCAAGCACTGAAAAAGGGAGAGTACCCCGAAAAATTGAAAAAGCCGCTCATCTATGAGGTGAAGGAGTTAAGTGAAGCATTTAATGATCTTTCGGAAACGACGGCACTTGTAAAAACGAAACAAAACCGGCTGCTCCGGGACCTGTCACATGAACTGCGGACGCCGCTCACGAACCTGACCGGCTACCTTGAAGGGCTGGAAAAAGGGATCGTTGAAGGGGACAAAGAAATGTACCGTTCACTGCAGGAAGAAACCGGCCGTATCGAGCGGCTCCTGCAGCAGCTTGTACACATCAATCGATGGACGGCCGATGAAAACCTGACCGCTCATCATCAGGATGAGATCCTCATTCACGAACTGCTGCAAAGTCGGATCACGGCTTTTCAGCTGAAATTCAAGGAAAAAGAAATCGATGTAACGGCTGAACTTGCACCTTGTTCCCTCAAAGGGAACCGGGACGGTCTTCACCAGGTCTTCAGCAATCTCCTGCAAAATATTGCCGACTACGACGTCGGAAAAAAACTTTTTATAAAAGGATTTGTGGCTGACCAGCAGTATGCAGTACAATTTTCTCATGACGGAAAAGAGATCCCCAAAGCTGAAAAAGACCTCATCTTTGAACGTTTTTACCGGGTCGATTCCTCCCGATCGTTTGTCACTGATGGAGCGGGCTTGGGCCTTGCGATCACAAAGGAAATCGTACAGGCGCATGGAGGCACGCTGACGCTGGAGACAGACGGACATCACCACACATTTGAAGTCCGGCTGCCGGCCGGTCAATTTAAAAAAGAGGAGAATGATGATGAATCAACAATGGTATAACATCGGTGCCTTCACGTTCCCGGGCTCATGGGCAGCGACCGTATCCGCGTTCGTCATCACATTCTTGTTTCTCTTTTTCTGGAATAAGAAAGCGAGCGACTGGTATTCGAACGCGGTATTTTATTTTATCCTGACCTGGAAACTGAGCGTGATCGTCGTCGACTTCGGGACGGTCATCAAACATCCGCTGACCATTCTTTATTTTCACGGTGGCACAGCCGGTTATTGGATGGGAATCACCGCTGTCTTGATCTATACTTTTATTAAAAAAGAAAATCCCCGACATGTGATTGCCGCGTGGGTCATGACCGTCCTTGTTTATGAAGGTGTGTTCGACATTCTTCAGGGGACGTTCATCTTTGGAGGGGCGCAGCTCATTTTAAACAGTGTACTGCTTCTCGTTTTACTTAAAAAATTGGGTAGGGCTGATCAGAGGGTCTGGGGCATGCAGATCTTGATTATCTTCACGCTGATTCAGCTGCTGATGAATTCATTCGGGGGATTCGAAATAGGGACCCCCACACTCACATACATCGTATTAGCCATCGTTCTGCTTTATCTTCAGAAAAGAGATGAACAAACGGAAATTTATGAAGCAGGGAGGAAAAATTAGTGAATAAACGTAACTTTGCTTTGGCCATCGTGGCACTCCTGATCGGGATCTTCCTGGTGAACATATTCCAGGATCAGCAGGAGAAAAAGGAACAAGAGGAAGCGGCAAAGCTTGCAGAGGAGTCCATGGACCTGTCCAATGCCGAACAGGGACTGGCGAAGGGCGACCGTGCACCGGACTTTGAACTCACGACTCTGGCCGGCGAAAAAGTGAAGCTTTCCGATTACCAGGGTCAGAAAGTGATCCTTAACTTCTGGGCGACCTGGTGTCCGCCGTGTAAGGCCGAAATGCCGCATATGCAAAAATACTACGAAAAAAATGCTGAGAAAGAAAATGTAGAGATACTTGCCGTGAACCTTACCAGCATGGATGAGGGCAGGAATGCTGTACAACAATTTGTGGACGGCTACGAACTCACCTTCCCGATCCCGATGGACGTAGATGGTGATATCGGCGGGGAATACCGCGCCTTTACCATCCCCACCACCTACATGATCGACACCAAAGGTCAGATCCAGCACAAAATCGTCGGCCCCATGAACGAAGAAATGATGGGCGAAATGGTCTCTGGAATGGACTAACGCGTTAATAGGATGAGGGACGGTCCTTTAGCATGCTAAAGGCCCGTCCCTCGTTTCTCTAAAGTACAGAAGTTTAGATGCATACTCCTCAAGGTATATAATGAGTATGTGATTGATTTTCTTGAAGAAACTATTCATTGAGAGAAGATGAAGGAGGAGTATTGGATGTTTCATTACACAAAAGAAGTTTCGTTGAGTGTGAAAGAAGCGGCGGAGAAGGTGGAAGCTGCGCTGAAAGAGGAGAGCTTCGGCGTTCTTTGGAATCTCGATCTTGCCGGAAAGCTTGAGGAAAAAGGCCTCGATTTCAATGAGGAAGTCGTGATCCTTGAAGTGTGCAATCCTCATGAGGCAAAGAAAGTGCTCGAACAAAGCATGCTTGTCAGCTACTTCCTGCCGTGTAAAGTCACCGTTTATACTGAAAACGGCACGACTAAGGTCGGCATGGCGAAGCCAAGCAAGTTGATTGAGCTGGTGGATAATGATGAACTTAAAAATATCGCGCTGGACATTGAAGATCGATTGATCGCTTGTATGGACCGGGTATAGGATTGGATGGAAGAGCACCTGCTGCGTTGGCGGCGGGTGTTTTTTGTTTGGGAAGGTGTAAAATGACAGCGAAAGACATAAAAATGGTTGTTTTAGCAGCCGATTCTGTTAACTTCTTTCGGGATGAATCAAATTCAAGGAGAAAACACCTCGATGCACCCTAAAAAAATTTGCTCGGTACAGGGATTCAAGCCACTTTTCATACTTTACGTGCCAATTTAAAAATATACGTGCAAGATTTCTGAAACACATGCAACATTTTAAAATACAAACCAAATTCCTAAAAATACGTTCCACTTGTCGAAAAATCTTTACACCGCTGTAACCTCAGCTCAAAAATTCCAGCCTCCTATACCACCAGTCTCTTCATCTCTATCAAAAAAACCTAACCGTGCTGCAACTCCAGCCAAGCACCCCTAATCCCCTAATAACTCAATGCACTTCAAAAAAACAATCCGGCCCCCGAAACATTTTCCTTCCTCGCAATCTTCTGAATATGATACACTCTTCTAAATACTATCGATTACAAGAGGAAGGATGACATACATGAAATTCACAACGAAAGTCGTACATAGCCAGTTAAAAGGTACCGAGGAAATCCGCAGCAAAACGACGCCAATCTATCAGACTTCAGCTTTTTCGTTCAAATCACTGGAAGAGCTTGAAGGGTTCTATGAAGGAAAATCGCCTTACCTCTACACAAGGACGGGAAATCCGAATACGGATGAACTTGGACAGATGGTGGCGGCCCTTGAAGGTGCACCGGCCGGGGTGGCGACGTCTTCAGGCTTGTCGGCGATCCTTGCTGCCGTGCTGTCGGTGGTACAAACCGGCGATCATATCGTGGCAGCGGAAGACCTGTACGGGGGCACCTTCCATATGTTGAAGGAAGAACTGAAAGGCTTCGGCATCGAGACAACCTTCGTCGACTTCACCAAACGTGAAGAAATCGAACAGGCCATCACGCCGCAGACAAAGCTGTTGTACAGTGAAACGGTGACCAACCCGTTCATGAGGGTGGAGGACATTCCGCAGCTGGTCGAGCTTGCCGGGAAACACAATCTCAAAACGATCATCGATAACACATTCGCAACACCATACCTGCGCCAGCCTTATCTGGAAGGCGTCGATCTCGTTGCCCACAGTGCCACAAAATATATCGGCGGACACAGCGATATCACCGCAGGCGTCGTGACAGGAAAAGAGGAATTAGTAAGTAAGGCCAGGGAAAAAGTCGTCAACATGGGCTCCAACCTGAGTCC
This window harbors:
- the cccB gene encoding cytochrome c551 — encoded protein: MKKKLLGILLGTSLVLAACGGDDGGDSTETSSGGVDAEKIVNNKCTSCHGGNLEGGMGPALNDVGSRLDKDQILEIIKNGKGQMPADLVKGEEAEAVAEWLANKK
- the ftsE gene encoding cell division ATP-binding protein FtsE, encoding MIEMKDVYKQYNNGVMAANGFNVHIKQGEFVYVVGPSGAGKSTFIKMMYREVKPSKGDIIVNGINLAKIKNSRVPHLRRNIGVVFQDFKLLPSLTIYENVAFALEVIEEHPKQIKKRVMDVLELVGLKHKARMLPNELSGGEQQRVSIARSIVNTPKLVIADEPTGNLDPETSWDIMNILEEIATRGTTVIMATHNREIVNTIKHRVIAIENGRIVRDEQRGDYGYEG
- the ftsX gene encoding permease-like cell division protein FtsX — translated: MKARTYARHVRESFKSIGRNGWMTFASVSAVTVTLLLVGVFIVLMLNMNKVATDIEKDVEVRVLLEVGTKPEEAKAVGDKIKKINEVESVDYSSKEEELQNLVKDLGDDFRLFEQDNPLYDVFIVKAENPRDTGKIAAQINKYENVNEAMYGEAKIEKLFNILEMSRNVGLVLIIGLLFTAMFLISNTIKITIVARRREIEIMKLVGATNWFVRWPFVLEGLWLGVLGSIIPIALVTTGYYYAYDFIKPKLQNHFIQILDFTPFIYQVNGLILLMGCLIGAWGSFMSVRKFLRV
- a CDS encoding murein hydrolase activator EnvC, whose protein sequence is MNRKYFLSIAIAAALTIGSFPALGTPANAHSSVEDLKKKQDEVSSKKDKINGEIDQKKSEINANINKQQDIKAKIAEFDAKIKDTENKIAEKTKEIEETNAEIDQLKKEIKALEEKIKERNELLKERARAIQEKGGSANYLDVLLGADSFGDFINRVTAVNTIVSADKKIMDEQKRDQEELEKKKEEVETKLAELEDDKANLVTLKQDLNSEKAQKAELFKQLEKQQASLQVEKADLEKESNALAKMEQQIGGEIQAEQARLAELARQRELEKKRQAEAEAAKRAAAQAQTSTSSSGGSTAAPAPSTPVSSGTWTRPASGAITTEYGWDTLNGKPRYHYGIDVAARGSVPIVAAADGYVIKSQYSSSYGNVVYITHSINGKTFTTVYAHMSSSSVSSGQPVDKGQQIGYMGNTGYSFGQHLHFELHAGSWNASKSNSVNPRQYINF
- a CDS encoding class I SAM-dependent methyltransferase, which gives rise to MQGHGHLFQHHKASKLLDPKRQEMVPVDKVLELLQLDRNDLLADLGCGNGYLTLPIAKSVDTKVHAVDLQQEMLEYLQHRAKEADVTNIEYEKASLEYLSFNKNTLDKVVSAFVLHEVPNLTKVFQDLNDMLKDDGLWLILDWEAVESEMGPPIEERIPSEELAQQLDTAGFNTEVGHLHPAVYNIVVRKG
- a CDS encoding cytochrome c biogenesis CcdA family protein; the encoded protein is MVEVSIWFALAAGALSFFSPCVFPLLPAYVSHLTGGQAEGGRIQVERKVVFIRSFGFIAGFSFIFILMGASASLLGGLFSEYRMYIEQIAGILIIVFGLQMMGWISFSFLMKGGKQFEVKKKGTAFGSVLLGMAFASGWSPCVGITLSSILLLAGASSTLTQGIMLLIVYSLGLALPFLIISMMITRTFSVMKKVNRILPKLAKFNGVLMVAMGLLVFSGKMQQISAYLSVFSLFST
- a CDS encoding response regulator transcription factor, which encodes MVVNVQNKSILVVEDDAKIRKLIKIFLEKEGYEVFEAGDGEEGKRMFREHDPCFAILDLMLPEIQGEELCRWIREDEKSDIGIIMVTAKASESERIHGLKTGADDYVTKPFSPTELVTRVETVLRRTSNRCQKLSRSGLTLKPQKGEVTYKGKPIELTAFEFRILQLLMMHPGQVISRQQILDSLYELHEKIVSERTIDVHIRHLRQKLQEDTSLNVIETVRGMGYKFNG
- a CDS encoding cell wall metabolism sensor histidine kinase WalK; translated protein: MVNRKKLGSLLTQLTFLNTFIIAAVILIAGFTVKNYACNLVNQQQITGASLESLLNDYLIKVSALAFLLAGGFHFFFIKWLTTPLKKLTEATQALKKGEYPEKLKKPLIYEVKELSEAFNDLSETTALVKTKQNRLLRDLSHELRTPLTNLTGYLEGLEKGIVEGDKEMYRSLQEETGRIERLLQQLVHINRWTADENLTAHHQDEILIHELLQSRITAFQLKFKEKEIDVTAELAPCSLKGNRDGLHQVFSNLLQNIADYDVGKKLFIKGFVADQQYAVQFSHDGKEIPKAEKDLIFERFYRVDSSRSFVTDGAGLGLAITKEIVQAHGGTLTLETDGHHHTFEVRLPAGQFKKEENDDESTMV
- a CDS encoding redoxin domain-containing protein → MNKRNFALAIVALLIGIFLVNIFQDQQEKKEQEEAAKLAEESMDLSNAEQGLAKGDRAPDFELTTLAGEKVKLSDYQGQKVILNFWATWCPPCKAEMPHMQKYYEKNAEKENVEILAVNLTSMDEGRNAVQQFVDGYELTFPIPMDVDGDIGGEYRAFTIPTTYMIDTKGQIQHKIVGPMNEEMMGEMVSGMD
- a CDS encoding DUF302 domain-containing protein, which translates into the protein MFHYTKEVSLSVKEAAEKVEAALKEESFGVLWNLDLAGKLEEKGLDFNEEVVILEVCNPHEAKKVLEQSMLVSYFLPCKVTVYTENGTTKVGMAKPSKLIELVDNDELKNIALDIEDRLIACMDRV
- a CDS encoding PLP-dependent aspartate aminotransferase family protein, producing MKFTTKVVHSQLKGTEEIRSKTTPIYQTSAFSFKSLEELEGFYEGKSPYLYTRTGNPNTDELGQMVAALEGAPAGVATSSGLSAILAAVLSVVQTGDHIVAAEDLYGGTFHMLKEELKGFGIETTFVDFTKREEIEQAITPQTKLLYSETVTNPFMRVEDIPQLVELAGKHNLKTIIDNTFATPYLRQPYLEGVDLVAHSATKYIGGHSDITAGVVTGKEELVSKAREKVVNMGSNLSPFEAWLTARGAKTLALRMGTQAHNSLVLSDNLRTNPHVKNVYYPNNLSDKGHGAIVTIELDPSCDISAFFKSLGWIKIVPTLAGVETTVSYPLGTSHRALPKEAQEKLGINTHVVRISLGIEDSEDIVTQFNAAIEKSIE